One Alnus glutinosa chromosome 3, dhAlnGlut1.1, whole genome shotgun sequence genomic region harbors:
- the LOC133863356 gene encoding probable LRR receptor-like serine/threonine-protein kinase At3g47570, with protein sequence MIDEGQMTIAVKVLNLLRRGASKSFLAECEVLRNIRHRNLVKILTVCSGVDYQGNDFKALVYEFMVNGSLVDWLHPTSTEDETHLEQRHLNLYQRLNIAIDVASALEYLHYHCQTPILHCDLKPSNVLLDDEMIGHVRDFGLARFAPEADHNSSANQSSSIGVRGTIGYTPLGDQDTLYHSSCIIIFLLITFLSFKRSMVWEMRCPPMEIYIAMGSFY encoded by the exons ATGATTGACGAGGGTCAAATGACAATTGCTGTCAAGGTGCTCAACCTTTTGCGCCGTGGAGCTTCCAAGAGCTTTCTAGCTGAGTGTGAGGTCCTGAGAAACATCAGGCATCGGAATCTTGTAAAGATACTCACAGTTTGTTCAGGTGTTGATTATCAGGGTAATGATTTCAAGGCTCTAGTTTATGAATTCATGGTCAATGGTAGCCTTGTGGATTGGTTGCATCCAACTAGTACAGAGGATGAGACGCACCTGGAGCAGAGGCATCTGAATCTTTATCAGAGATTGAATATCGCCATTGATGTTGCGAGTGCATTAGAATATCTCCACTATCATTGTCAAACACCAATCCTGCATTGCGACCTCAAGCCGAGCAATGTTCTTCTAGACGATGAAATGATTGGACATGTCAGAGACTTTGGGTTAGCGAGATTTGCTCCCGAAGCTGACCATAACTCTTCAGCCAATCAGTCGAGTTCTATTGGCGTAAGAGGAACTATTGGTTATACTCCTCTAGGTGATCAAGACACTCTTTATCATTCCTCATgtataatcatttttcttttaataacaTTTCTAAGTTTCAAGAGG AGTATGGTATGGGAAATGAGGTGTCCTCCTATGGAGATATATATAGCTATGGGATCTTTCTATTAG